A single genomic interval of Spinacia oleracea cultivar Varoflay chromosome 6, BTI_SOV_V1, whole genome shotgun sequence harbors:
- the LOC130464119 gene encoding CASP-like protein 5A2 gives MTLLRISITSFLLSVTVLQSVWSCGMAAFDVCYIWTNRTNCGRRVAGWFVAIDLFITTVTYIATFGSWVVSFTIGNRLQSCSINPCVRYDIFAGLVFIAGCIISSVLVYSNYSALRSQHLVVESHD, from the exons ATGACTCTGTTAAGAATTTCCATAACTAG TTTTCTGTTATCGGTTACTGTTCTCCAGTCCGTGTGGAGCTGTGGGATGGCGGCCTTTGACGTGTGTTACATTTGGACCAACCGTACCAATTGTGGGCGACGAGTTGCCGGGTGGTTTGTCGCTATTGATTTG TTTATAACCACGGTGACATATATTGCAACTTTTGGGTCATGGGTTGTCTCCTTCACTATCGGCAATAGACTCCAGAGTTGTTCAATCAATCCGTGTGTTCGTTATGACATCTTTGCAGGATTGGTTTTCATTGCTGGTTGTATTATTTCTTCAGTTCTTGTTTATTCAAACTATAGTGCATTACGCTCTCAACATTTAGTGGTTGAGTCTCATGATTGA